One Cupriavidus oxalaticus genomic region harbors:
- a CDS encoding IclR family transcriptional regulator, producing the protein MSPSSPVTMTLERGLQVLRAFRAERVPLTNGELVRRTGLSKSTVSRLTMTLVSMGFLRRVAGGPQFELGSGPLGIGHAYLETSAVTRLAHPFMQQLADRLNVSVALAVPDQLDMLYVAYRTSTRIATLRLGAGSLLPMGLTAIGRAWLWGLPENTRSGYVASVVEAAAPQAEEVRKNIEAAFEDLRTSGVCMSLGEYQRNAYGIALPLRVGRADTLMALNCGAVDLRADVDAIRARIVPELKAAAVELMVLLRDVGSDA; encoded by the coding sequence ATGAGCCCTTCCTCACCCGTCACCATGACGCTGGAGCGTGGCCTCCAGGTACTGCGCGCCTTTCGCGCGGAGCGCGTGCCCCTGACCAACGGCGAACTGGTGCGCCGGACGGGACTGTCCAAATCCACGGTGTCGCGCCTGACCATGACGCTGGTCAGCATGGGCTTCCTGCGCCGCGTGGCGGGGGGGCCGCAATTCGAGCTCGGCAGCGGCCCGCTCGGCATAGGTCACGCCTACCTGGAAACCAGCGCGGTCACGCGGCTGGCCCATCCGTTCATGCAGCAGCTGGCCGACCGGCTAAACGTTTCGGTGGCGCTGGCGGTGCCCGACCAGCTCGACATGCTCTATGTCGCATATCGCACCAGCACGCGCATCGCCACGCTGCGGCTGGGCGCAGGATCGCTGCTGCCGATGGGGCTGACGGCGATCGGGCGGGCGTGGCTGTGGGGATTGCCCGAGAACACACGGTCGGGCTACGTTGCCTCGGTGGTAGAGGCCGCAGCGCCGCAGGCCGAAGAGGTGCGGAAGAACATCGAGGCGGCGTTCGAGGACCTGCGCACGAGCGGCGTTTGCATGTCGCTCGGCGAATACCAGCGCAATGCCTACGGCATCGCCCTGCCGCTCAGAGTGGGGCGCGCGGACACGCTGATGGCGCTGAACTGTGGGGCGGTCGACCTGCGCGCGGACGTCGACGCGATTCGGGCGCGCATCGTGCCGGAACTGAAGGCCGCCGCGGTGGAGCTGATGGTGCTGCTGCGCGATGTCGGCAGCGACGCTTAG
- a CDS encoding CaiB/BaiF CoA transferase family protein, whose protein sequence is MSKVLEGIRVLDFGRFIAGPFCAALLADYGADVIRIDRVGGSEDRFIVPVTDSGEGALFLQCNRNKRSITLDIDSEEGREVVRRLVEKADVVVANMPPKTLANLGLDYATLSAINPGIILTASTAFGSHEGAGHRVGFDGVGQAMSGAVYMSGTPDSPTKAMVPVVDFSTALSCALGTVMALYERRISGRGQCVEASLLQTALNLSSGALIEEAALAIDRQAMGNRSPSYGPSDIFRVADGWIIAQVIGQPLFRRWANLIGAPELLDDPRFSDDLRRGEHGEFLSGLMGKWCVSRTRDDALRELEKARIPAAPVYSPREALDDASIQESGAYIWLDYPGLPRKAPIVAPPAMLSRTPPDVVRRPPTVGEHTEEVLAEVGYDRSQVQAMRKAGIV, encoded by the coding sequence ATGTCCAAGGTTCTTGAAGGTATCCGCGTCCTCGATTTCGGACGCTTCATTGCCGGCCCGTTCTGCGCAGCGCTGCTCGCCGATTACGGTGCCGACGTCATCCGGATCGACCGGGTCGGTGGCAGCGAAGACCGGTTCATCGTGCCGGTCACGGATTCAGGGGAGGGCGCGCTTTTCCTGCAGTGCAACCGCAACAAACGCTCGATCACGCTGGACATCGACAGCGAGGAGGGCCGCGAGGTGGTGCGCCGCCTGGTGGAGAAGGCTGACGTGGTGGTGGCGAACATGCCGCCGAAAACGCTGGCGAACCTGGGGCTGGATTACGCGACGCTGAGCGCGATCAATCCCGGCATCATCCTGACCGCTTCGACGGCCTTCGGCTCGCATGAAGGCGCTGGCCACCGGGTCGGCTTCGACGGGGTGGGGCAGGCGATGAGCGGTGCTGTCTACATGTCTGGCACACCCGACAGCCCCACCAAGGCGATGGTGCCGGTGGTCGATTTCTCGACCGCCTTGTCGTGCGCGCTCGGCACGGTGATGGCGCTCTACGAGCGGCGCATCAGCGGGCGCGGGCAATGCGTCGAGGCGTCACTGCTGCAGACGGCGCTGAACCTGTCCAGCGGGGCGCTGATCGAGGAAGCGGCGCTTGCCATTGACCGGCAGGCGATGGGCAACCGCAGCCCCTCCTATGGGCCCTCGGACATCTTCCGCGTGGCCGATGGCTGGATCATCGCCCAGGTGATCGGGCAGCCGCTGTTCCGGCGCTGGGCCAACCTGATCGGCGCGCCGGAACTGTTGGACGATCCCCGTTTCAGCGACGACTTGCGGCGCGGCGAGCATGGTGAGTTCCTGAGCGGCCTGATGGGCAAATGGTGCGTCAGCCGCACCCGCGATGACGCGCTGCGGGAACTGGAGAAGGCCAGGATCCCGGCAGCGCCGGTCTATTCCCCGCGCGAGGCGCTGGATGATGCCTCGATTCAGGAGTCGGGCGCCTACATCTGGCTCGACTACCCGGGCCTGCCGCGCAAGGCGCCGATCGTGGCGCCGCCGGCGATGTTGTCGCGTACCCCGCCCGATGTTGTGCGGCGCCCGCCCACGGTCGGCGAACACACCGAAGAAGTGCTGGCCGAGGTGGGTTACGACCGCTCGCAGGTTCAAGCCATGCGCAAGGCCGGCATCGTCTGA
- a CDS encoding CaiB/BaiF CoA transferase family protein: MPANQSRPLEGIRVLDLTVALAGPYGSLLLGGMGAEVIRVEAPGGGDIARTNPPFVGSHGIHFGQREDGEVSLTVLNRSRNKKSITLDLKSEEGRELFMRLAEESDVVLENFSEGTTAKLGVDYEQVRQRNPRIVYASVKAMGEPSAFPGLKGMDIIVQALSGLMEVTGYADGPPTRCGLPIADLVAPMYVANGILAALIHRGRTGEGQRVQVSMLDCLASWVAEEHFDVMGREGYPSRTGNYHDRLAPFGVYPTLDGHVAIVAFQPDWMRGLLESIGQPELLEDPRFSGRGPRMRNAAALNEVIAGWTKQRNSAEVVRELLDNRGVPCAPVRKPDEVLHDPRLHESGALMNLAHPDFGPVDAVGMGLPIRFSATPSQFDRPAMALGGANEEIYGGLLKLSPNEIQALRETGIV; encoded by the coding sequence GTGCCAGCAAATCAATCGCGGCCACTTGAAGGCATCCGCGTACTGGACCTGACCGTGGCGCTTGCCGGGCCATATGGCTCGCTGTTGCTTGGCGGCATGGGCGCGGAGGTGATCCGCGTGGAAGCGCCCGGTGGTGGGGACATTGCACGGACCAACCCGCCGTTCGTGGGCAGCCACGGCATCCATTTTGGCCAGCGTGAAGACGGCGAGGTATCGCTGACGGTCCTGAACCGGTCCCGCAACAAAAAGAGCATCACGCTGGACCTGAAATCGGAGGAGGGCCGCGAGCTGTTCATGCGGCTGGCCGAGGAATCGGACGTCGTGCTCGAGAACTTCAGCGAGGGTACTACGGCCAAGCTCGGCGTGGACTACGAGCAGGTGAGGCAGCGCAATCCGCGCATCGTCTACGCGTCGGTCAAGGCGATGGGCGAGCCCAGTGCGTTCCCGGGGCTCAAGGGCATGGACATCATCGTCCAGGCGCTCAGCGGCCTGATGGAGGTCACTGGCTACGCCGATGGGCCGCCGACGCGCTGCGGCCTGCCGATCGCGGACCTGGTCGCGCCGATGTATGTCGCCAATGGCATCCTGGCCGCGCTGATTCACCGGGGCCGCACGGGCGAGGGCCAGCGCGTGCAGGTGTCGATGCTGGATTGCCTGGCATCGTGGGTGGCTGAAGAGCACTTCGACGTCATGGGACGGGAAGGCTATCCCTCGCGCACCGGCAATTACCACGACCGGCTCGCGCCGTTCGGGGTCTATCCGACGCTGGACGGGCACGTGGCGATTGTCGCGTTCCAGCCGGACTGGATGCGCGGGCTGCTGGAATCGATCGGCCAGCCCGAGCTGCTCGAGGACCCGCGTTTCAGCGGCCGCGGGCCGCGCATGCGCAATGCCGCAGCACTCAACGAGGTAATCGCGGGCTGGACGAAGCAGCGCAACTCGGCCGAGGTGGTGCGCGAACTGCTGGACAACCGCGGCGTGCCCTGCGCGCCGGTGCGCAAGCCCGACGAGGTGCTGCACGACCCGCGGCTGCATGAGAGCGGCGCGCTGATGAACCTGGCCCACCCCGATTTCGGCCCGGTGGACGCGGTGGGCATGGGCCTGCCGATCCGGTTCTCAGCGACGCCCTCGCAGTTCGACCGGCCTGCCATGGCGCTGGGTGGTGCCAACGAGGAGATCTACGGCGGGCTGCTCAAGCTCAGCCCGAACGAGATCCAGGCATTGCGCGAAACGGGGATCGTCTAG
- a CDS encoding CaiB/BaiF CoA transferase family protein, with protein sequence MVGPLAGVRIVELAGIGPAPFCAMLLADLGATIIRVDRKEPSGLGLSRPLQFDLVLRNRKSIQVDLKDPAELELVRTLIDKADALIEGFRPGVTERLGLGPDACLARNPRLVYGRLTGWGQDGPLAQTAGHDINYIAITGLLNAIGREGEPPTVPLNVVGDYAGGSVYAALGIVSAILEARASGKGQVVDAAIVDGVASLLTVHTGLRAAGLTGSERGTNLLDSGAPFYDVYECADGKYISIGPIEAKFYQQLLERLELDPSALGKQADRADWPAARRLFAAQFKTRTRAQWTELLEGSDVCFAPVLDQEEAFEHPHLKARGTFVEVDGVMQPRPAPRFSRTRAADPVPPAAATPENAALALAEWLTREQLANLAAAGRIQNGATQ encoded by the coding sequence ATGGTGGGACCACTTGCTGGAGTGCGCATCGTGGAGCTGGCGGGCATCGGGCCGGCTCCCTTTTGCGCCATGTTGCTTGCAGACCTCGGCGCGACGATCATTCGCGTCGACCGGAAAGAGCCATCGGGGCTGGGCCTGTCACGGCCGCTGCAGTTTGATCTGGTGTTGCGCAACCGAAAGTCGATCCAGGTCGATCTGAAGGATCCGGCCGAGCTGGAACTGGTTCGCACGCTGATCGACAAGGCGGACGCACTGATCGAGGGATTCCGCCCCGGTGTCACCGAGCGGCTCGGATTGGGGCCTGATGCATGCCTCGCGCGCAATCCGAGACTGGTGTACGGCAGGCTGACCGGCTGGGGCCAGGATGGCCCGCTGGCCCAGACGGCCGGGCACGATATCAACTACATCGCGATCACCGGACTGCTCAATGCGATCGGGCGTGAGGGCGAGCCGCCGACGGTACCGCTCAATGTCGTTGGCGACTATGCCGGCGGCTCGGTCTATGCCGCACTTGGCATCGTGAGCGCCATCCTGGAGGCGCGTGCCTCCGGCAAGGGGCAGGTCGTCGACGCGGCAATTGTCGATGGCGTGGCGTCGCTGCTGACGGTACATACCGGGCTGCGCGCGGCCGGCCTGACCGGATCGGAGCGAGGCACCAACCTGCTGGATTCGGGGGCGCCATTCTACGATGTCTACGAATGCGCCGATGGCAAGTACATATCGATCGGCCCGATCGAGGCCAAGTTCTACCAGCAGCTCCTCGAACGACTGGAGCTGGACCCGTCCGCGCTGGGTAAGCAGGCAGACCGCGCCGACTGGCCGGCCGCTCGCCGCTTGTTTGCTGCGCAGTTCAAGACGCGAACCCGTGCGCAGTGGACGGAGCTGCTCGAAGGCAGCGACGTGTGCTTTGCGCCCGTGCTCGACCAGGAAGAGGCCTTTGAACATCCGCACCTGAAGGCACGCGGCACCTTTGTCGAGGTGGATGGCGTGATGCAGCCGCGCCCGGCGCCGCGCTTTTCGCGTACGCGCGCCGCCGATCCGGTTCCTCCGGCCGCGGCCACCCCGGAGAATGCCGCCCTGGCACTGGCTGAATGGCTGACCAGGGAGCAGCTTGCCAACCTGGCGGCCGCCGGCCGCATCCAGAATGGAGCAACGCAATGA
- a CDS encoding TetR/AcrR family transcriptional regulator, whose amino-acid sequence MTKRQANATTVDTREKLMRLAARAFGTQGYAATTMRGIADQAGIEAASIYYHFSSKEELLDAVMEHGAQSIFAHTQARIAALPPGADAEQRFRAGLLGLFSAMIKYGDYTLAHGRQLAELPDKVRERHLRRRAQHQTFWSGMLEDLRTEGHLREDIDIALCRVFVLSTMTSVQTWFNPKKGSPEKVIDELCAILFEGVRPRQVRKPARRAQAVAS is encoded by the coding sequence ATGACAAAACGCCAGGCCAACGCCACCACTGTGGACACCCGCGAGAAGCTGATGCGCCTGGCGGCGCGCGCCTTTGGCACGCAAGGCTATGCCGCCACGACCATGCGCGGGATCGCCGACCAGGCCGGCATTGAAGCGGCCAGCATCTACTATCACTTCTCCTCGAAGGAAGAGTTGCTGGATGCGGTGATGGAACACGGCGCCCAAAGCATCTTTGCGCACACACAGGCGCGCATCGCGGCGCTCCCGCCTGGCGCCGACGCCGAGCAGCGCTTCCGCGCCGGCCTGCTCGGCCTCTTCAGCGCGATGATCAAGTACGGCGACTACACCCTGGCGCATGGGCGCCAGCTGGCCGAGTTGCCGGACAAGGTGCGCGAGCGCCATCTCAGGCGACGGGCCCAGCATCAGACGTTCTGGAGCGGCATGCTGGAAGACCTGCGCACCGAAGGACACCTGCGCGAGGACATCGACATCGCCCTGTGCCGCGTGTTCGTCCTGAGCACGATGACTTCAGTGCAGACCTGGTTCAACCCGAAGAAGGGTTCGCCCGAAAAGGTGATCGACGAACTCTGCGCGATCCTGTTTGAAGGCGTCCGGCCCAGGCAGGTGCGCAAGCCGGCGCGACGGGCGCAGGCCGTGGCTTCGTGA
- a CDS encoding tripartite tricarboxylate transporter substrate binding protein — MISRRSCLQLLPALATLPLSALAQAYPSHPVRFIVPLSPGSGTDVVARYMSSELAKAMGGSFVVENRMGASGIIGTDLVAKAPADGYTILFNYAAHYSNQFVERTPYDAVADFEPIARLATSAMVLVTAANSPLQTVRDLITAAKRKPDGLSYGSPGNGTTPQMAAALMSNMAGIRMNHIAYKAPAQVAIDVAGGQLDAGFGGVATSLPLVKAGRLRVLAVTSKQRSTYFPDAPTLDEAGLKGYELVTPIWAFVRRGTPQAIITQLSDAMTKAAAAPAFKAFCTSQGLEVDIQDAAKARANAAAELERWKKLVALSQAKAG, encoded by the coding sequence ATGATTTCACGCCGTAGCTGCCTGCAGTTGCTGCCCGCGCTGGCAACGCTACCGTTGTCGGCGCTTGCGCAGGCCTACCCGTCCCACCCGGTCCGCTTTATCGTGCCGCTGAGCCCTGGCTCCGGTACCGACGTCGTTGCGCGCTACATGAGCTCGGAGTTGGCAAAGGCCATGGGCGGATCGTTCGTCGTCGAGAACCGCATGGGAGCCAGCGGGATCATCGGCACAGATCTGGTAGCAAAGGCACCCGCCGACGGCTATACGATCCTGTTCAACTACGCGGCGCACTACTCGAACCAGTTCGTGGAGAGGACGCCGTATGACGCGGTCGCCGACTTCGAGCCGATCGCCCGCCTGGCGACCTCGGCGATGGTGCTGGTCACTGCGGCTAACTCACCGTTGCAAACGGTGCGAGATCTCATTACCGCCGCGAAACGCAAGCCGGACGGGCTGTCCTATGGCTCACCCGGCAATGGCACCACGCCGCAGATGGCGGCGGCGCTGATGAGCAATATGGCTGGGATCCGGATGAACCACATTGCATACAAGGCGCCGGCGCAGGTCGCAATCGATGTGGCGGGCGGACAGCTGGATGCCGGCTTCGGCGGCGTGGCCACGTCGCTGCCGCTGGTGAAGGCGGGGCGTTTGCGAGTGCTGGCCGTGACCAGCAAGCAGCGGTCGACCTATTTCCCCGACGCGCCCACCCTGGACGAGGCTGGCTTGAAGGGCTATGAACTGGTCACCCCGATCTGGGCATTTGTCCGCCGCGGCACGCCGCAGGCAATCATCACGCAGTTGTCCGACGCCATGACTAAAGCCGCCGCGGCGCCGGCCTTCAAGGCGTTCTGCACCAGCCAGGGGCTGGAGGTCGACATCCAGGACGCTGCCAAGGCCCGCGCCAATGCGGCGGCCGAACTTGAGCGCTGGAAGAAGCTGGTGGCGCTGTCTCAGGCGAAGGCAGGATGA
- a CDS encoding Bug family tripartite tricarboxylate transporter substrate binding protein — MFSRRHFLKSLASLGAVACAPSAFAQQFPSRPIRIVVPASPGTAVDITARFVAEALAKNLKTPVMVDNRAGAGGLIGTDAVAKAPGDGYTLLFAGVPHLTTRWFAEGPVTFDPVKDFVPIARVSSSALGIVVKADSPYKTLSDLVAAMKRKPGEITYSSGGAGSTSHLCSVMLNDLTKTRARHIPYKGNGPAVTDVIAGQVDFTCQGAPSVVPMIKAGKLRGLAVTSAGRWGEIPDVPTSAQAGVAGYQVASWIGALAPVGTPAPIVQRLSDELVRIAQSPAFKAFCAHQSMYVDIADRRQFLADLPKEDAHWKRIAQLSKES; from the coding sequence ATGTTCAGCAGAAGGCATTTCCTGAAATCACTGGCGTCACTAGGGGCCGTTGCCTGCGCGCCGTCGGCGTTTGCGCAGCAATTTCCGTCGCGGCCGATTCGAATTGTGGTCCCGGCCTCCCCAGGCACGGCGGTCGACATTACGGCACGCTTTGTTGCCGAGGCACTGGCAAAGAACCTCAAAACCCCGGTCATGGTGGACAACCGGGCTGGCGCCGGCGGGCTCATCGGCACGGACGCGGTCGCCAAGGCTCCCGGGGACGGCTACACGCTGCTGTTCGCCGGTGTTCCCCACCTGACCACGCGGTGGTTTGCCGAGGGTCCGGTCACCTTCGATCCGGTCAAGGACTTCGTGCCGATTGCCAGGGTGAGCAGTTCCGCGCTGGGCATCGTAGTCAAGGCCGACTCGCCTTACAAGACCCTGAGCGACCTGGTCGCGGCAATGAAGCGCAAGCCGGGCGAGATCACGTACTCATCCGGGGGAGCGGGCAGCACCTCTCATCTCTGCTCCGTCATGCTGAACGACCTGACGAAAACGCGCGCAAGGCATATCCCTTACAAGGGCAACGGCCCGGCCGTGACCGACGTCATTGCCGGCCAGGTGGACTTTACATGCCAGGGCGCACCCAGCGTGGTGCCGATGATCAAGGCGGGCAAGCTGCGCGGTCTCGCCGTCACGAGCGCCGGGCGGTGGGGTGAGATCCCCGATGTCCCGACCTCGGCGCAAGCGGGGGTTGCGGGCTACCAGGTCGCGTCGTGGATCGGCGCCCTCGCCCCCGTTGGGACGCCGGCCCCCATCGTCCAGCGCCTGTCCGACGAACTGGTGCGGATCGCTCAGTCGCCCGCGTTCAAGGCGTTCTGCGCTCATCAGTCGATGTACGTTGATATCGCGGATCGCCGCCAGTTCCTGGCTGATTTGCCGAAGGAGGATGCGCACTGGAAGCGCATCGCGCAACTGTCGAAGGAATCCTGA
- a CDS encoding enoyl-CoA hydratase/isomerase family protein, whose translation MSKSSTAAGAAYENYSSLAFDRPSEGVLRITLNRPERLNALDAPGHDEIARVWRDIDADPSVSAVVLCGAGKAFSAGGDFDMVEEMIDSFDARARVWRESKDLVYNIINCSKPIVSAIHGSAVGAGLVAALLADISVAARTARLVDGHTRLGVAAGDHAAIVWPLLCGMAKAKYHLMLCEPVSGEKAEQMGLVSLAVDEAELQDTAVSIATRLANGAPSAIRWTKYSLNNWLRQAGPTFDASLALEMFGFGGPEVKEGVASFREKRAPVFPRTTTA comes from the coding sequence ATGTCGAAAAGCAGTACCGCCGCGGGCGCGGCCTATGAGAACTATTCAAGCCTGGCGTTTGACCGCCCGAGCGAGGGCGTCCTGCGCATCACGCTGAACCGTCCCGAGCGCCTGAATGCGCTGGATGCACCCGGCCACGACGAGATCGCCCGCGTGTGGCGCGATATCGATGCCGACCCGAGCGTCAGCGCCGTGGTGCTGTGCGGCGCGGGCAAGGCCTTCTCCGCCGGCGGCGATTTCGACATGGTCGAAGAGATGATCGATTCCTTCGACGCGCGCGCCCGCGTCTGGCGCGAGTCGAAAGACCTGGTCTACAACATCATCAATTGCTCCAAGCCGATCGTTTCGGCGATCCACGGTTCCGCCGTCGGTGCCGGGCTGGTAGCGGCGCTGCTGGCGGATATCTCGGTGGCGGCGCGCACCGCGCGGCTGGTCGACGGCCATACGCGGCTCGGCGTTGCCGCCGGCGATCACGCCGCGATCGTGTGGCCGCTGCTGTGCGGCATGGCCAAGGCCAAGTACCACCTGATGCTGTGCGAGCCGGTGAGCGGCGAGAAGGCGGAGCAGATGGGGCTGGTGTCGCTCGCCGTGGATGAGGCAGAACTGCAGGACACGGCGGTATCGATCGCCACGCGACTGGCCAATGGCGCGCCGTCGGCGATCCGCTGGACCAAGTATTCGCTGAACAACTGGCTGCGCCAGGCAGGCCCGACCTTCGATGCTTCGCTGGCGCTGGAGATGTTCGGCTTCGGCGGGCCGGAGGTCAAGGAAGGCGTGGCCTCGTTCCGCGAGAAGCGCGCTCCGGTGTTCCCGCGCACGACCACGGCCTGA
- a CDS encoding AMP-binding protein, translated as MSDSLHNDWIPTGDDIATANVSALVTRLGLKDYDELLAFSNEKPDAYWDAVIDFCGVAWDVPYTQYVDASKGKPFPKWFPGGQLNWVKSALRWADDPAMASHTAVVAEKEGGAVEQLSYAELARNVAGFAGGLKALGVKRGDRVGLLVENGVEATVTSLAVAWIGAVTVPLFSGFGVDAIVSRLSSCSASALVATTGFSRRGKWVDTRSLVDEALSRLPDIGTTVWKHAGEAIVFGDAVLDWQQVASAQPDPAPERMSPDDPFMIIYTSGTTGKPKGTVHTHGSFPLKIAHDSAIHFNVSPKDVFCWPADMGWVAGTLVMSCALLRGATLVCYDGAPDYPDWSRMSRIVERYGVTHFGSAPTLIRGLAANEAVATQGDTSTIRLLITAGESIAPEHFLWFQKAFGSGRRPVINYTGGTEVSGALLSSVIVKPISPAGFNTASPSVAVDVVDADGTSVTNTVGELAIRGPFVGMTQSFWQDDERYLDTYWNTVPGLWVHGDLALRRDDGTWFMMGRSDDTIKLAGKRLGPAEIEDVLLELPEIAEAAAIGVEDPVKGQKLVVFLVPSAAMTQSNEALAAAVSKHVDGRLGRPFRPSVVHVVAQLPKTRSSKIMRRVIRSVYTGLPAGDLSALDNPPALEEIRAAAAH; from the coding sequence ATGAGTGACTCTCTGCACAATGACTGGATCCCTACGGGAGACGATATCGCCACGGCGAACGTGTCGGCGCTGGTCACGCGCCTGGGCCTGAAGGATTACGACGAATTGCTGGCCTTCTCCAACGAGAAGCCCGACGCCTACTGGGACGCCGTCATCGACTTCTGCGGGGTGGCGTGGGACGTGCCGTACACGCAGTATGTGGATGCCTCCAAGGGCAAGCCGTTCCCGAAGTGGTTCCCGGGTGGGCAGCTCAACTGGGTCAAGTCCGCGCTCAGGTGGGCGGACGATCCCGCGATGGCGTCGCACACCGCCGTGGTGGCGGAAAAGGAGGGCGGCGCGGTCGAGCAGCTGAGCTATGCCGAGCTGGCGCGCAATGTAGCCGGCTTTGCCGGCGGCCTGAAGGCGCTCGGCGTCAAGCGCGGCGACCGGGTTGGCCTGCTGGTGGAAAACGGCGTCGAGGCGACCGTGACTTCGCTGGCCGTCGCATGGATCGGCGCGGTGACGGTGCCGCTGTTCAGCGGCTTCGGCGTCGATGCGATCGTGTCGCGCCTGTCGTCATGCTCGGCCAGCGCGCTTGTGGCCACGACCGGATTCTCGCGCCGCGGCAAATGGGTCGATACGCGCAGCCTGGTCGACGAGGCGCTGTCGCGTCTGCCGGACATCGGCACCACGGTCTGGAAGCATGCGGGCGAGGCGATCGTCTTCGGCGATGCAGTGCTCGACTGGCAGCAGGTGGCCAGCGCACAGCCGGATCCCGCACCCGAGCGGATGTCGCCGGACGATCCCTTCATGATCATCTATACCTCCGGCACCACCGGGAAGCCCAAGGGCACCGTGCATACCCACGGCAGCTTCCCGCTGAAGATCGCGCACGATTCGGCCATCCATTTCAATGTCAGCCCGAAGGATGTGTTCTGCTGGCCGGCGGACATGGGTTGGGTGGCCGGCACGCTGGTGATGTCGTGCGCGTTGCTGCGCGGCGCGACGCTGGTCTGTTACGACGGCGCCCCGGACTACCCGGACTGGTCCCGCATGTCGCGCATCGTCGAGCGCTACGGCGTGACGCACTTCGGCTCCGCGCCGACGCTGATCCGGGGCCTGGCCGCCAACGAGGCCGTCGCCACGCAAGGCGATACTTCGACGATCCGGCTGCTGATCACCGCTGGCGAAAGCATCGCTCCGGAACACTTCCTGTGGTTCCAGAAGGCGTTCGGCAGTGGTCGCCGCCCGGTCATCAACTACACCGGCGGCACCGAGGTGTCCGGGGCGCTGTTGTCCAGCGTGATCGTCAAGCCGATCAGCCCGGCCGGGTTCAACACCGCCTCGCCGTCGGTGGCCGTGGACGTGGTGGATGCGGACGGCACCTCGGTGACCAATACCGTGGGTGAGCTGGCGATCCGGGGGCCGTTCGTCGGCATGACGCAGTCATTCTGGCAGGACGACGAGCGCTATCTCGACACCTACTGGAACACGGTGCCGGGCCTCTGGGTGCACGGCGACCTGGCGCTGCGCCGTGACGACGGCACCTGGTTCATGATGGGCCGCTCCGACGACACCATCAAGCTGGCGGGCAAGCGCCTTGGCCCGGCCGAAATCGAGGACGTGTTGCTCGAACTGCCGGAGATCGCTGAAGCCGCCGCCATCGGCGTGGAGGACCCGGTCAAGGGGCAGAAGCTGGTTGTGTTCCTGGTGCCATCGGCCGCCATGACGCAGTCGAACGAGGCGCTGGCGGCCGCGGTCAGCAAGCATGTCGACGGCCGGCTGGGGCGCCCGTTCCGCCCGTCCGTGGTCCACGTGGTCGCGCAACTGCCCAAGACGCGCAGCTCCAAGATCATGCGCCGCGTGATCCGCAGCGTTTACACCGGCCTGCCTGCCGGCGACCTGTCGGCACTGGACAACCCGCCAGCCCTCGAAGAGATTCGCGCCGCTGCCGCGCATTGA